DNA from Lentibacillus amyloliquefaciens:
CAGATACGCTCGTATGTTTTTCATCCCTATACGATGGTTAAAGATCATCGTACAAATGTTGAAGCAGGTAATGCACAAGGTGTTATTGACGGTGAACTTAATCAATTCATCGATGCATATTTACGTTCACGGATTAATTAGCAATTCGTAAGCGGAGGGAGAGAATACCCGCTCTCCTCCGTTTTTTAATGTCCGGAAAAATTTACAAAAACGTCATAAATTGTTGTGAACCCCGCCACGCTACTCATTTAGGTTAATTATTTCCAAAAAACAATGGACGACGAGTTTTATTTTTTCAGCATTGGGTTATAATAGCCATGATAACCTTTATAATACTTTTGTTAGGGGGATAACATGAAAAAATGGTTATTGACAATGCTGTTCGCGACAGCACTAATGCTCGGTGCCTGTGGCGGCGGAGGTGATAGCGGCGGTGAAAGCACCGGCGGAGACGAAGGCGGTTCAACCACCGACAGTGCAGCTGCTGAAGAAATTTTTGAAAGCAACTGTGCTTCATGTCATGGTGCAGACCTTTCAGGTGGTAACGGACCGGATTTAACAGCCGTTGGTGCAGATTATTCTTCAGATGAAATTGCTGATATCATCCAAAATGGAAAAGGAAGCATGCCGGCACAAGAAAACGTTTCTGAGGGAGATGCTCAGACACTTGCTGACTGGTTAGCCGAGAAAAAGTAAATGAGCAACACAGTAAACAAAAAGCTTGGTCCAATGTTTGATGGATCAAGCTTTTTAAGTGTTGCGAGCAAATTTGATGGATTCAGCAATAAGCAATAAAAATCTTTTCGACAGATATAATCAGGATATTAATATTTACGCAAAATGTTATAAAATGTTACAAAAATAACGTCGAATTACATAAAATGAAATCAAAACGTAATATTATAAGCCTAAAATATCTGCTGAAAAATGTTATAATATATGAAAATTGTCCAATAGACTCGTTGATTCAAATGAGTCTTTTTAATGCCGAATATAAAAGATAATCGACAGCAATGATATACAACATTACGAATTAAAGGTGATACATAGATGATAACGATGAAAGATATTCACAAAACCTATGCCAATGGTGTTACTGCCCTGAATGGGGTTAATATAAATATCGATCAGGGTGAATTTGTTTATGTTGTTGGGCCAAGTGGTGCCGGGAAGTCAACATTCATCAGACTGATATACCGTGAAGTGAAGCCGACTGATGGCACGATAGTCGTAAATGACACAGACTTAAGCAGTTTGAAGGAGAAGAAAGTTCCATTTTTACGCCGGAACGTTGGCGTTGTTTTTCAGGATTTTAAACTTCTGCCGAAATTATCAGTCTATGAAAATATTGCGTTTGCACTTGAAGTTATTGAAGAATCGCCGCGCAATATCCGAATAAGAGTGATGGACGTTCTTGAGATGGTTGGCTTGAAAAATAAGGCGCGCTTTATTCCGGATGAGTTATCGGGAGGTGAACAACAGCGTGTATCGATAGCACGTGCGATTGTGAATCGCCCGAAAATAGTAATTGCTGATGAACCAACCGGAAATCTGGACCCTGATACGTCGTGGGAGATTATGCGGATTTTTG
Protein-coding regions in this window:
- the ftsE gene encoding cell division ATP-binding protein FtsE, producing the protein MITMKDIHKTYANGVTALNGVNINIDQGEFVYVVGPSGAGKSTFIRLIYREVKPTDGTIVVNDTDLSSLKEKKVPFLRRNVGVVFQDFKLLPKLSVYENIAFALEVIEESPRNIRIRVMDVLEMVGLKNKARFIPDELSGGEQQRVSIARAIVNRPKIVIADEPTGNLDPDTSWEIMRIFEEINAKGTTMIMATHSKEIVNTVKKRVIAVEDGLIVRDEHRGEYGYEA
- the cccB gene encoding cytochrome c551; translated protein: MKKWLLTMLFATALMLGACGGGGDSGGESTGGDEGGSTTDSAAAEEIFESNCASCHGADLSGGNGPDLTAVGADYSSDEIADIIQNGKGSMPAQENVSEGDAQTLADWLAEKK